DNA from Amorphoplanes friuliensis DSM 7358:
CGATGTCGCCGAACGTCACCTCCGCGGCGCACAGCTACACCAAGGCCGGCACCTTCAAGATCAAGGTGACGCCGTCCAACGCGGCCGGTGCCGGTGCGCCGGTCACGGTCGCGTCGATCAAGGTCACCAAGGACACGTTCAAGCCGGCGGTGGCGCTGCAGGTGCCGAACAGCCCGACCAAGGCCTCGTCCTGGTCGAAGGTCTCCGGCGTGGTGTCCGACAAGGGCCTCGGCGCGGCCAAGGTCCGCGTCAAGCTGATCGAGCAGCGCTCCGGCAAGTGGTACTTCTACAGCGGCAGCAAGTGGGAGAAGGCCTCCTCGGAGCGCAAGGCGTCGGCGCAGGCCAAGGAGATCACCGTGATCCCCACGGCCCGCGGCACGTGGAGCGTCGGCATCAAGGGCGTCAAGAAGGGCACCCTGAAGGTCACCTACGCGGCGACCGACAAGGCCGGCAACACCTCCTCGGCGAAGATCCACACCCAGAAGATCACCAAGTAACCCGTACGCGGAAAGGCCCTCACCGTGCGCGGTGGGGGCCTTCTCCGTTTCTGGCGGAACCCGGCTGGGCATTGGGAGCCATGCCCTCCCTCTCCTCGCAGGCCCGCGGCGCTGCGTCGCGTACCGCCGGCAGCACCTGGCTGGAACAGCTCACCCGCGGTGGCCTCGTCGGGTACGGGATCATCCATCTGCTCTTCGCCTGGCTCATCCTCCAGATCGCCTTCGACGGCTCCGGCGCCGACGGCGACCAGTCCGGCGCCCTGCACGAGCTCGCCGAGCGGCCGTTCGGCACGTTCCTGATCGCCGTGATCGTCATCGGGATGTTCGCTCTGGTGATCTGGCAGGTCCTCGAGGCAGCGATCGGCCACCGCTCCGAGCGCGGCCGCCACCGCGTCTACGAACGCATCGTCTCCGCGTTCCGCGCGGCGTTCTACGCCTACTTCGCCTGGACGGGCATCAAGGTCCTCCGCGGCAAGAAGGCCTCCAGCGCCGACACCCAGCAGAAGGCCAGCGAGGACCTGATGGCGTCGACCGGCGGCCGCATCACCGTCGCGCTCGCCGGCATCGTGATCGCCGCCATCGGCATCGGCCTAGTCATCTACGGCATCAAGCAGAAGTTCGAGAAGCACCTCAAGGTCAGCCAGATGAACGCCCGCATGCGCCGGCTCAGCCTCCGCCTCGGCGTCGCCGGCTACACCGCCAAGGGCCTCGCGTACGGCATCGCCGGCGTGCTGTTCCTGACCGCGGCCATCCAGTACGACGCCGACAAGGCCCGCGGCCTGGACGCAACTCTCAAAGTCCTGGCCGAGCAGAGCTACGGCCCGTGGCTGCTGGCCCTCGCCGCCCTGGGCATCGCCGCGTACGGCCTCTTCTCGATCGTCCAGGCCCGCTACCGCAAGGTGTAGTGAACTGCCCGGAACGGCCAGGCTTCCCGGAGCCAGGCAGCCACCACGTGGGTCAGCGGCCCGTCCAGCTCAGCCCGGGCCGCGCTCACCCAGGACGACACGTCCACCTCACCCTGCGCAACCGCAGGCTTGAGATAGACACAGCCGATCACGTCTCCGGTCACGTCTTCGATCACCGAGTACGCGAAGTCCACCCGCCGGGCCGACCGCTCGGCGTGGCTCTCCAGATCAGCCAGGTTCTGCGCCGGCGTCATCCCGGCCGCGGGCGGCCACCCGCGGCCGAAACCCGGCGTCGACCGGATGTGTTCGATGCTCGACATCCAGGCCGCGTGATCCGCCTCGTTGTGCTGAGGCCCCAGCAGTTCGAGCCTGAACCCGTCACCGACGAACACCTCGGGGACCACAAAGGCATCGTCGACCAACGCATCTCTCACTTGTAGTACCCGTAGTTGTCGCACGTCTTGCGCTGGAGGATGCAGTTTTTCGTGCGCTTGTTCATGGCGTCGGCATCCCACATGACAAAGGCGTCGCCGTGCATCGAGGAGGCGCTCTTGCCTGTCTTGTCGGACGACAGGTAATAGCCGGCCTTGGTGCCCTTCGCGCCGTACTGGATGTCGAAGGTGATTGCCGGGATGCGGACCGGGTGGCTGCGCGGGCAGGCGCTGTCGGAGCCGAAGACCACGTGGTCCTTGTGGTTGGGGCTGTCCAGGTGCTTGCCGTCCCAGCAGTCCGGGAACTGCATCATGAAGTGCAGCGTGGCCGGTTGCCCGCAGATGGGCCAGTTGCCGTTGGTGCTGCGGGCGATGCCGTCGAGGTCACCCGGCCCGTAGAACGCGCAGTAGAACTGTCCCTGCGCACCCCGCGGCGTCGGCACCTTCTTCTTGGCGTCACCGACGACCATGCGCAGGCCGTTCGGCATCGGCATCTGACCCGCCGAATTGTTCCGCAGCGAACGGTAGTAGACCCGGAAACCCGTCGTCTCGACCGGCTTGTTCGTGGCGTTGTCGTACAGGGTCGGCACCCAGTAGGCGGAATGGTCCTCGACCGGCTTGCAGGTCGTGGCCGTGAACTTCATCAGATCCCCGGCCTTGGTGTCGGCGTCCAGCGCCTTGTTGCCGACGAACGAATGCATGTGCGAGGCGCCCGGCAGCCCGGGCAGGACGATCGGATCGTCCGCCAGCCGGTGGCTGTATTTGCAGTCCGCCCGGAACTCGGGCAGGTTACCCACTCCGGCCGGGACCGGGTCGGTCTTCCTCCCCTTGTACGCGGAGACCTGCGCCTTCCACGCCGCCTGGTCGACGGGCACCCAACCACCCTTGGGCGTCTCCACGACCGGCGCGGCCGCCTTTTTCGGCTTCTTGGAAGCGGTCGTCGACACGGAAGGCACCGCCGATGGCACCGCACTCGCCGCCGTTGTCGCCGTGGAACCTCCGGCCGACGGCGGCGCGTAGGGCACGGACTGAGCCACCGCACTGGTCGGCCCAGGCTCGGCCCCCAGGTAGACGGCGGCACCCGCGACAGCGATCACCCCGACGGCCAGACAGGCACCGACAACGGTCAGACCCTGCTTACGGGACGCGTGCTTCGACACCGGTCACTCCCCATTCAGAACTCGCAACAGCGACCGATGCTAGGTGCTCACCGGCCGCATCCGTTCCGAACTTAAGACCGAGCTAAAGGCCCGGCGCCGTTATTTACCCGAGCGGCCAGTTCTCCGGAATTGTTGTTATCGCTGTCAGACCAGCCGCCGCCGGATCCACCAGAGGGAGAACAGAGCCAGTGCGGCGGTCAGCACGAACAGAGCGCCGAACTCCCGCCACTGCAGGGTCCAGAACTTCGAGGCCGGCACGGAAACCACCTCCAACTCGAGTCCCTGCCCCTCCAACCACCTCGGGCACGTCTCGCGGTCACGCGGGGCGTCGGGACCACACTGGGTCAGGTCGGCCGGCCCTTTGAACTCCGCTCCGGTCGAGGTCAGCGTGGTGCTCGACACGATCCAGTCACCCCTGAGGTCGGGCTCGACCTCAATCGTCATCTCCCGGGTGTCGGGGTTCATCGAGATCCCGAAATCCCCCTCCACCTGCAGCGGGGCAGTCGTCGTGACCGGTTGAGCGAGCCAGGGGCGCACCACGAACGGCATGGCGACCTGGATGCTGACGATCACCAGCAGGGTCACCGCCATCGCGGCGACACTGCGCCGGAGCAGCAGCCCGGCGGTGGCACCCACCACGAAGGCCAGCGCCGCGTAGCCGATCGGCACGATTCCCCGGGCCGCGAACACGAGGGGGTTCATCCGGTCCGCCGACGCCCCGTCGATGGGCTGCGCCCACACGGTCAGCATCAGGCTGAGCAGGCCGGCGCCGAGAACGGCCGCTCCCCCACCCATCGCCAGCTTGGCCAGCAGCCAGCGGCCGCGACTGACGGACTGGCTGAAGACCATCCGGTACGTGCCGGACTCCAGCTCCCGGGCCACCAGCGGTGCACCCCAGAAGATGCCCACCAGAGCAGGCAGCAGGTAGACCGCCCCGATGGTAGCGATGTGGAACTCGCTCATCCAGCTCGGTTGCAGCGCCCGCAGAAATGCCTCACCGGCGTCGCGGCAGCCGTCGCCCTGGCAGCCGGTGAAGCCGGTCTGCGTGGCCAGTTCCCTGACCTCCGCCCAGCTCAGTGCGAGGCCGGCCAGGAACACCAGCACCACGGCGCCGGTGGTCAGCGCGCTTGTCCGGAACTGCCGCCAGGTCATCCAGATCATCGATTCCCCCTCAGCACGGCGTCCGGCTGCTTGCCGACGGCTCCGCCCATGTACGCCAGCACGATGTCCTCCAGGTTCAGCCCGTCGACCTGCCACGACGGGTCGTCGATCGGAGCGGTGCTGCGTACGACCAGGGTCGACTGCACGTCGGTGTGACTCTGATCCACCAGGAATCGCCCCGCACCCAGGTCAGTCGTGTCGCACCGCTGCCCGACCAGGCGGTGGTGACCGGCCAGCAGGTCCTCCACCTCGCCGGCCACCTGCACCCGGGAGTCGACCAGCACGATCAGGTAGTCGCAGACCCGTTCCAGGTCGGCGACGAGGTGCGAGGACATCACGACGCTCATGCCCTGCTCGGCGGTCAGCTCCATCAGCCCCTGCAGGAAGTTGCGCCGGGCGAGCGGATCGAGTGCTGCCACGGGCTCGTCGAGCAACAGCAGATCGGGACGCTTCGCAGCGGCGATCGTCAGGGCCAGCTGGGCCCGTTGACCGCCGGAGAGCTTCCCCGCCTTCAGCGCCGGCTCCAGGCCGACCTGCGCGATCCGCTGCTCGGCCAGCGCGCTGTCCCAGGTCGGATTGAGGTGCGCACCCATCCGCAGGTGGTCCGCCACGGTCAGGCCGGCGTAGACCGGGGTGTCCTGCGCGACGAACCCGACCTTCGGCGACCCGCTGACCGGCCGTCGGCCGAGCACCTCGATCCGCCCCGCGGTCGGATCGAGCAGCCCGCAGGCCAGCTGCAGCAAGGTGGACTTGCCGGCGCCGTTCGGCCCGACCAGGCCCGTGACATGACCGGCCGGGATGTCCAGCGTGCAGTCCTTGAGGGCGGTACGCCGCCCGTATCGTTTGGTCAGACCGTCCGCGATCAGCGCACTGGTCATCGACGGGCCTCCGAGAACGCACGCAGACTGCTGAAGATCAGCGCTTCGATGCTCTCGTCGTCCAGGCCCGCCTCCCGAGCCGAGGTCAGCCAGCGCGCCAGGTCCTGCCGGAGCGGTTCGTGCTTGCTCAGCGAATCGCTGCCCAAAGTGCCGGTGACAAACGTGCCCAGACCCGGCCGGGCTGTGACCAGGCCCTCGTATTCGAGCTCGCGGTACGCCTTGGAGACGGTGTTCGGGTTGATGGCGATCCGGGCCACCACGTCTTTCACGGTGGGCAGCTTGTCGCCCTCCTTCAGATAACCGAGCCGGAGCGCGTGCCGAACCTGCCGGACGAGCTGCAGGTAAGGCGCCACCCCGGACCGCGAGTCCAGGTGAAACTCGATCACCTCGCCACCCCATTCCACTAGTTGCCTAGCAGAATAGGAGCAGACGTCAAGGTCCCGCTACCCCGGTCGACCGGCAGGCCCGAAACGACGAACGGTCCCTACCCTCACGGGTGGGACCGCAGTGTCGGCGTCGGTTCAGGGGTGTCGGTGGCTCAGGGGTTCTGGCTGCTCTGGTGGCTCTGGTTCTGGCGCAGGGCTTCTTCGAGCTGGTCCTCGAGGATGATGATGCGGCAGGCCGAGGCCATGTCCGTACCTTGGTCACACATCTCGCGGGCCCGCGCGGCCAGGCGGATCTGGTATCGGGAGTAGCGGCGGTGCCCACCCCCGGAACGGAACGGGTCGATCAGTTTTGCCTCACCGAGCCGGCGCAGGAAATCCGGTGTGCAACCGATGATTTCCGCGGCCCGGCCCATCGTGTAGGCGGGGTAATCCTCATCGTCGAGCATGTCGTCGGGTTGGGCCATGTACACCTCCAGAACGAGGGCCCCAGCGCTGTGGAAGCGCCGGGGCCCAAGGGTTACGGGACTAAACACCATCTACCGACAGGAACGTCGGATTGTCGTATCAACACCAGCCCTGTGTAAGGGTTTCGGGTGTGAGGACCGCATATGCGTGACCGGAGACCACCTCTCGTTCGATGGAAACTGCGGTGTCCGCGCCCAGCCCACTTGCGAGGGGCAGCGGGCGATCCAACGGTGTAAGACCCTCCCTTTCCTCTGACTTCCTTATCTGTCGAACATGTCCGCCGGCGCCGGAACCCCACGCGACTTCATGGCCCCGAGCACGTGCGACGAACTCTCCTGCTCGCAGCGAAGCCCCGGACGAACATCGGCCTCGCCACCTGGAACACCCGGAACGATCCCGGGGTCTTGCCGAACCTCACTGTCAACTGCACGAGCCGGGTCGTTGTCGGTCCGGCTGCTTCGCCACTGCTGGGCGGTGCTTCGTCTGCGTCTTTAGTGTTGCTTCGTTCTCGACCAGAAGAACGTTAACCCCTCGCCGCGAGCATGTCTAGTATCTCGGACATAGTTTTTCTGGGTCGTCACGGCAAGCACCTTGACCGTGTTCCGGGAACCGGGTCTGTACTGGGCGAAACCACCCCCGGTGAGGACTTCCCATGAGGCCGACGGTCGACGCCCTGCCACTGCCGCACCAGCTCTTCCTGCTCAGCCTCAACCCCGAAAAGGCCCGGCTCGACGACGACAGCGAACCGGTTCGTGGATCGCTGCTCAGCGCCGCCGCGGTCGCTGAGCTTTGCATCGCTGGGCTGCTGCACGACCGTGACGGAAAGGCCGAGCGAACGAACACCCCTGCACCACCGACGCTCGATCCGTTCCTGGTGGAGGTGCTCGGTGACGTGCCGCCGAGCCGATCACCAAGCTGGTTCAAGGTGCTGGAGAGCCGATGGGCCAAGGCCGAGGGTGCCGTTCGTGATCACCTGGCCGCCGCGGGCCACATCACGATCGAGCGCCGCCAGGTCTTCGGCCCGATCCGGCGAAAGGCGCTCGTCGCCGCCGATCCCGCGCAGGTCAAGGCGCTCCGCAACCGCGTACGCGACGCGGTGCGTTCAGACTCCGGATCGGTATCCCTCGAGGAGGCCACGCTCGCCACCCTGGCGGTCGACGGACTGGTGGGCACGATGTTCCGGTGGCGCGAAATGAGAACGCACAAGCGCGCCATCCGCGCCCTCGCGGATCGGGTCGACCAGGAGCTGCCGGGCCTGCGCAAGGCCCTGTCCTACGCCATCGCGCTGCGCCGGGGCGCTTGACGGCCGGCTACCTACAAAAAGACCCTGAGCAGCGTTGTCGCTGTTCAGGGTCTTGATTGTTAAGTGCGCCCGAAGGGACTCGAACCCCTAACCTTCTGATCCGTAGTCAGATGCTCTATCCATTGAGCTACGGGCGCTTGCTCAACTGCGGTCCGGGTCGGCGCGTGATGAAGCACCGGGAGGGTCGCGGTTGTGTTTCCGCAGGTCCAGGCTTTGTGGTGCTGCCTGACCCGCTAGACGACGACTCTAGCATGTCGGCCGATCCGGCCTCCAAACCGGCCTCGGCCTAGCGCTGGTCGATCGGCGGGACGGGGAGGTCGAACGTCCAGCGCAGCTGCTGGGCGCGTTCCCGGAATTGTGCGGCCTCGGCCGGCGCGGTCACCGAGCGTGCCGCGGCGAGGCGTTCCAGGGTGCGTGCCTGTTCCGGGCGGCCGTTTGCGTGGTCGAGTGCCTGCAGCAGCAGAGTGGCCGCCTCGGCGTGGTTGCCGCGGGCCAGTGCCAGGTCACCGAGCCGGGCCAGCGCGAGTCCGATCCCGGGCCGGTATTCCGCGTCGCGGGCCATGTCCAGCGCCTCGGTGGCCGAGGCCTGGGCCTCCGCCTCCTGGCCGAGTCCGAGCTGGGCCTCGGACAACATCCCCAGCGCGTACGCCGTAGGAGACGTGTCGTTCAGCCCCCGGAACGCCGCAACGGCCGACTGCAGGTGGTCGTGCGACAGCTCGTACGCGCCGAGGTCGTTCTCCACCCCGGCCAGGTTCATGCGTGTCACCGCACTGCCGCGGACGTCGCCGAGTTCTTCCTTGATGGCGAGGCTCGCCAGGTAGTGCTCTTGTGCCGTGTCGTACTCGCCGCTGTCGTGGGCGAGCGTGCCCAGGTTGTTCAGCGAGATCGTCACCCGGCGCTGGTCGGCGGTCTTTCGGGCCAGGGCGAGGCTGGCCTGGTGGCTTTCGCGGGCTTCGGCGTAGCGGCCGAGGAACTTCTGCGCGTTGCCGGCCACGGTCAGGGCGGTGCACTGGCCGAGTGCGTCGCCGAGCTTGTCGAAGAGGGCGGCGCACTCCTCGGCGGTTCGCAGGGCCTCCGCGGAGTCTCCGGACTCGTTCGAGGCCACCGACGCGCCGTGCAGCGCCCAGGCCCGGACGGTGTCGTCCGAGGTGGCGCCGGCGATCGCGCGGAGCGTGCGGTTCGCTTCGCCGAACTGTGCGCGGGCGAGGTGGTACCCGGCCAGCCTGCGGGCCAGGGCGACGTCCAGCAGTTCCGGTTGCTGTGTCACCGCCCAGCTCACCCCGGCACGGACGTTGTCGCGTTCGGCGTCGGCCTGGTCGGAGCCTGTTCGCAGGAGCTCGAGGAAGTAGGCGGAGTGCGCGCCGCGGACCTCGGGGAGGACCAGGCGGTCGGCGGCGACCTCGCGGATGGTGTCGAGCATGGTGATCCGGGCTTCACCGTTGCGGTCCACGATGCCGATCAGGCTGCCGGCCGCCAGTTGCGCGACCGAGCCGTGCGTGTTCGGCACCTTCACGCCCGCGGTGTCGAGGATGGACTCGACGGCCGCCGGCGCCGCGCCTCCCGCGAACGCCGCCAGCACTCCCAGCAGCTGCCGCTCGGCGTCGGCCAGGCGCTCGGTGCTCCACTCGACCGTCAGCCGGAGCGTCTGGTGCCGGTCCGGCATGTCCACCGCGCCCGGCAGGTCCGGCAGCCGCGCCGACAGCTCGGTGAGGAGACGCTGCGGGTCCAGGGTCGACAGCTGCGCGGCCGCGAGCTCGATCGCCAGGGGCAGCCCGTCCAGCCGCCGGCACAGGGCAGTGAGGGCTTCGGCGTTCGCGATGGTCAGGGCAAAACCCGGGCGTACGGCGGCGGTCCGCTGCACGAGCAGCGTGATCGCCGGGCTCGCGCTCAGCTCGTCGAGGCCCGTCGCGGTGGTCGTCGGCAGGGGCAGCGGCGGCAAGGGCTGGAGGTGCTCGGCCCGCAAGCGCAGCGGCGCGCGGCTGGTGACGAGCACCGTCAGGCGTGAGCACCGGCCGAGCAGATCGGCCAGGCCGCGCGCGGCCGCACTGACGTGCTCGAAGCTGTCCAGCACCAGGAGCCAGCGCCCGTCCCCGATCAGCGTTGCGACCGCGTCGGCCGGGTCCGGTCCGGACATCCGAGCGCCGAGGGTGTTGGCCAGCGACTGCGCCACGTCGTCCGGGTCGTTCAGGGAACTCAGGTCCAGGCCGGCGACCCGCTCGAACCGACCGGCGAGCCGCCACGCCGCCTCCGACGCGAGGCGGCTCTTCCCGACCCCGCCGGGACCGGTGACCGTGACCAGGCGTACCACCGGGTCCTGAAGCAGGCCGGTCAGCTGGGCGAGGTCGTCGGCCCGCCCGACCAGCGGTGTGGTCGGCGCCGGCAGAGCCGGGCGACGGGCGGGCGAGAGCTTGGTGGACGGCGGCGGCGCGGTGCGGGCGAGCCGGTGCAGCGCGGCCCGCTCGGTGGCGTCGGGTGAGAGCCCGTCGAGCAGCGCGCGGAGGGTTTCGCGGTGCGGGCGGCGGGTGACGCCACGTTCGATGTCGCCGATCGTGCGCAGACCGAGCCCGGTCTGCTCGGACAGCTGCTCCTGCGACAGACCCCGCGACACGCGGAGAGCGGCAAGTCGATCGCCCAGTGTCATCGTCGCCCTCCGGTGAGCCGATCGATCACCTTAGGCGGAGGTCCGGCCGTCGTCGAGGCCGAACCGTGCAACATAAAACCCGTGCAACTGAACCCGCTCGAAAAGAGCGGAGACTCCGGGATTCGAACCCGGGAGGGGCTATAAAACCCCAACCGCATTAGCAGTGCGGCGCCATAGACCGGACTAGGCGAAGTCTCCCCGGCAGCTTGTGGCTACCGATCGTTGAGGATACCGGACCGCCTCGCGGCCCGGCAAAGAGGTGCCCCCCAGCCACGCCGAGGGTGTCAAAACCTGAGGAATCGACGGACCCTACCGTCTTCCAACAGGTGAAATGCCCGCTGTCGGACTAGGCTGCGTCGGCATGGAGGAGAACGAGCCGTCGCAGCGTCGTCCACGGACGCCGAACCCCGCGTTCAGCACGCCTGAGCAGCCAACTCCCCAGACCAAACCCGCGAAGGCCCCGCCGGCGGTGACCTTCCAGCCACCGTCGGACGACTCCGGTACGCCCGCAGCACGCCAGTCCCCACCGGCGAAGAAGGCGGCGCGGCCGAGGACCCAGCCCGCGGCCAAAGCTGCGCAGTCGCCGCGGGTCGAGGCGTCCACGCCCCCGCCACCGGAGCGACCCGCGCCCGCTGGGCCACCCGCGCCCGCTGAGCCGCCCGCGAAGAAGGCCGCTCCGGAAAAGGCCACAAAGGCCGCGCCTCAAAAAGCGACCCCGCGAAAGGCCGCCCCAGCAAAAGCCGTAGCCAAGAAGGCCGCCGCACCCCAGAAAGCCGCCGCACCGCAAGAAGCCGCGTCACCGCAGAAGGCCGCTGGACCGCAGAAGGCGGCTGGACCGCAGAAGGCGGCTGCACCGCAGAAGGCCGCGCCGGCGAAGAGGGCTGCCGGACCGGCGAAGAGGGCAGCAGCGACGGTCAAGGCGGCAGCCGCCGAGGTCGCCCCGGCCGTCGTCAAGCCGGACATGACCACCGTCCCCGACGAGCAGCCGACGGCGATCACGCCCACCCCAGTACAGGAGAGAAGCGCGACGACATCCCCGGCTGCCGAGCCCCCGGCTACGGCCCCGGGGCAGCCGGGGGCTGTCGTCCCCGCTGAACCGACCCTGCCGCGACCCGCCACCCCGGTGACGGACAGCCTGTCCGGTCCGCGGACCGAGGCCTGGGCAGCGATCATTGCCGATCCCGCGTACGCGCCGGAGTTGCTCGCAGTGGCCGCCACGCAGACGATCGGCCCTCGCGCCAAGGAGTGGGCACGCCGCACGCGGGCCGACTATCCGGCTGCGACACCCGACGGCCTGGCCCGGCTGGCGATCAGCCAGTTCACCCGTTTCGGCAGCGTGAGCAGCGTCTTCGCAGCAGTGGCCGGGTCCTACGCGCCGATCGCGCTGCTCGGGGCGGCGGCGTTCACCCACGCCGAGCTGGCCCTGCACGTGGCCGCGGCGTACGGCCTGGACCCGACCGACCGGGCCCGCGCCGCCGACCTGCTGCTGCTCACGCGGGTGCATCCCGCGCGGGAGGATGCCGAGGCCGCGATCGCCACGGCGCAGGAGCACAGTTACGACAACACCGGGCTGACCGACGCCACCTGGCGGCTGGGCCGGATGCTCGCCGCGCAGGCCGGTGGCTGGGCCGCGATCCGGCTGATCAACCGCTTCTTCCCGGGCACCAGCCTGCTGACGGCGACGCTGACCAGCCGTGGTGCCGCGCGCGCCATGGCCGCCCGAGCGACGATCTTCTATCGCGACCAGAGCCGGGCGGGGATCAGAGCCAGCTGAGCCAGCTCGGCGGCAGCAGGGTGTAACCGACGAACGCCGCGACGTCCAGCAGGGTGTGCGCGACGATCAGCGGCATCACCCGGCCCTTCTTCAGGAAGAAGAGCGAGAACACCACCCCCATCACCGCGTTGCCGACGAAGGCGCCGAAGCCCTGGTAGAGGTGGTAGGAGCCGCGGAGCACGGCGCTGGCCGCCACCACGTACCCGAGGCGCCAGCCGAGTTCGCGGAGCCGGGTGACGAGGTAGCCGACGACGATCACTTCTTCGAGGATCGCGTTCTGTGCGGCCGAGAGGATGAGCACCGGCACCGCCCACCAGACCGGGTTGAGGGCGGCCGGCACGATCTGGGCGTTGAGGCCGAGCTGCGCTGCGGCGTACACGAGGAGGAGGCCGGGGAGGCCGATGGCCGCGGCCAGTGCAGTGCCCCAGCCGAGGTCCTTGCCGGGTTTGCGGAAGTCGATCCCGAGCGTGCGGGCGGGGTCCAGCCGGTCGCGGTTGAGCAGATAGAGGACCAGCAGCACCGGTACGAGCGCAAAGAAGATCCCGAGCAGCTGGTACGTCAGGTCGAGGTAGACCCGGGGCGACTGGGACCTGTTCAGCACCGCCGCCTGCTGGGAGAGCGGCGGACCCGCCGTCAGCTTCGCGATCAGTGACACCACGGCGTAAACGGCGGAGCTTCCCAGCGACAGCAGCAGGACCAGGGTTATCTCCCAGTGGAGCTGCTTGCGGGTGGCCTGGGGGCGATCAAGAGCTGCCGTCACCCGCCCACTCTAGAAGTGCTTCCACCCTTCGAGTGACAGCGACTAGGCACATTCGGACCAATCGGGGCAAGCGACGCGCCGAGTGTCGGCAATTATGCGGCGTGGATCGCACTTTCCGTGCGATGCGTCACTGCTGGATCTGCCCACGCTGAAAGGCATGGGAGACCTCGCGCGTTTGCTCAAGGAGAGCTGGAGCCTCGTCGAGGAGCATCAGGACAAGGTCGCCGGCTATTTCTATGCGCGGATCTTCCTGTCGCACCCGGATCTGCGCGACCTCTTCCCCGTCCACATGGACGTGCAGCGCTCCCGGCTGCTGAACGCGATCATCACCGCGGTGCAGACGCTGGAGGACCCGGAGAAGTTCGACGACTACCTGCGTGCGCTGGGCCGCGACCACCGCAAGTTCCACGTGGAACCGGAGCACTACGAGGTTGTCGGAGGCGCCTTGATCGAAGCCATGCGGCAGTTCGCCGGCGAGCACTGGGGCATCGAGTACGACCAGGCGTGGGCCGACGCGTACGCGGTGATCGCCTCCAAGATGCTGGCCGGCGCCGAGGCGGACACCAACCCGCCCTACTGGTACGCCGAAGTGACGTCCCACGAGCGTCGCGCCAACGACATCGCCGTCTTCACGGTCACGCCGATGCAGCCGCTGGAGTTCCGGGCCGGGCAGTACCTGAGCGTCGAGTGCCCACGCTTCCAGCCCCGGCTCTGGCGAACCTACTCACCGGCGAACGCAC
Protein-coding regions in this window:
- a CDS encoding ATP-binding protein — protein: MTLGDRLAALRVSRGLSQEQLSEQTGLGLRTIGDIERGVTRRPHRETLRALLDGLSPDATERAALHRLARTAPPPSTKLSPARRPALPAPTTPLVGRADDLAQLTGLLQDPVVRLVTVTGPGGVGKSRLASEAAWRLAGRFERVAGLDLSSLNDPDDVAQSLANTLGARMSGPDPADAVATLIGDGRWLLVLDSFEHVSAAARGLADLLGRCSRLTVLVTSRAPLRLRAEHLQPLPPLPLPTTTATGLDELSASPAITLLVQRTAAVRPGFALTIANAEALTALCRRLDGLPLAIELAAAQLSTLDPQRLLTELSARLPDLPGAVDMPDRHQTLRLTVEWSTERLADAERQLLGVLAAFAGGAAPAAVESILDTAGVKVPNTHGSVAQLAAGSLIGIVDRNGEARITMLDTIREVAADRLVLPEVRGAHSAYFLELLRTGSDQADAERDNVRAGVSWAVTQQPELLDVALARRLAGYHLARAQFGEANRTLRAIAGATSDDTVRAWALHGASVASNESGDSAEALRTAEECAALFDKLGDALGQCTALTVAGNAQKFLGRYAEARESHQASLALARKTADQRRVTISLNNLGTLAHDSGEYDTAQEHYLASLAIKEELGDVRGSAVTRMNLAGVENDLGAYELSHDHLQSAVAAFRGLNDTSPTAYALGMLSEAQLGLGQEAEAQASATEALDMARDAEYRPGIGLALARLGDLALARGNHAEAATLLLQALDHANGRPEQARTLERLAAARSVTAPAEAAQFRERAQQLRWTFDLPVPPIDQR
- a CDS encoding DUF1996 domain-containing protein → MSKHASRKQGLTVVGACLAVGVIAVAGAAVYLGAEPGPTSAVAQSVPYAPPSAGGSTATTAASAVPSAVPSVSTTASKKPKKAAAPVVETPKGGWVPVDQAAWKAQVSAYKGRKTDPVPAGVGNLPEFRADCKYSHRLADDPIVLPGLPGASHMHSFVGNKALDADTKAGDLMKFTATTCKPVEDHSAYWVPTLYDNATNKPVETTGFRVYYRSLRNNSAGQMPMPNGLRMVVGDAKKKVPTPRGAQGQFYCAFYGPGDLDGIARSTNGNWPICGQPATLHFMMQFPDCWDGKHLDSPNHKDHVVFGSDSACPRSHPVRIPAITFDIQYGAKGTKAGYYLSSDKTGKSASSMHGDAFVMWDADAMNKRTKNCILQRKTCDNYGYYK
- a CDS encoding GOLPH3/VPS74 family protein, which encodes MRPTVDALPLPHQLFLLSLNPEKARLDDDSEPVRGSLLSAAAVAELCIAGLLHDRDGKAERTNTPAPPTLDPFLVEVLGDVPPSRSPSWFKVLESRWAKAEGAVRDHLAAAGHITIERRQVFGPIRRKALVAADPAQVKALRNRVRDAVRSDSGSVSLEEATLATLAVDGLVGTMFRWREMRTHKRAIRALADRVDQELPGLRKALSYAIALRRGA
- a CDS encoding DUF1206 domain-containing protein, which codes for MPSLSSQARGAASRTAGSTWLEQLTRGGLVGYGIIHLLFAWLILQIAFDGSGADGDQSGALHELAERPFGTFLIAVIVIGMFALVIWQVLEAAIGHRSERGRHRVYERIVSAFRAAFYAYFAWTGIKVLRGKKASSADTQQKASEDLMASTGGRITVALAGIVIAAIGIGLVIYGIKQKFEKHLKVSQMNARMRRLSLRLGVAGYTAKGLAYGIAGVLFLTAAIQYDADKARGLDATLKVLAEQSYGPWLLALAALGIAAYGLFSIVQARYRKV
- a CDS encoding ABC transporter ATP-binding protein, which produces MTSALIADGLTKRYGRRTALKDCTLDIPAGHVTGLVGPNGAGKSTLLQLACGLLDPTAGRIEVLGRRPVSGSPKVGFVAQDTPVYAGLTVADHLRMGAHLNPTWDSALAEQRIAQVGLEPALKAGKLSGGQRAQLALTIAAAKRPDLLLLDEPVAALDPLARRNFLQGLMELTAEQGMSVVMSSHLVADLERVCDYLIVLVDSRVQVAGEVEDLLAGHHRLVGQRCDTTDLGAGRFLVDQSHTDVQSTLVVRSTAPIDDPSWQVDGLNLEDIVLAYMGGAVGKQPDAVLRGNR
- a CDS encoding MerR family transcriptional regulator, whose amino-acid sequence is MAQPDDMLDDEDYPAYTMGRAAEIIGCTPDFLRRLGEAKLIDPFRSGGGHRRYSRYQIRLAARAREMCDQGTDMASACRIIILEDQLEEALRQNQSHQSSQNP
- a CDS encoding ABC transporter permease subunit, with the protein product MIWMTWRQFRTSALTTGAVVLVFLAGLALSWAEVRELATQTGFTGCQGDGCRDAGEAFLRALQPSWMSEFHIATIGAVYLLPALVGIFWGAPLVARELESGTYRMVFSQSVSRGRWLLAKLAMGGGAAVLGAGLLSLMLTVWAQPIDGASADRMNPLVFAARGIVPIGYAALAFVVGATAGLLLRRSVAAMAVTLLVIVSIQVAMPFVVRPWLAQPVTTTAPLQVEGDFGISMNPDTREMTIEVEPDLRGDWIVSSTTLTSTGAEFKGPADLTQCGPDAPRDRETCPRWLEGQGLELEVVSVPASKFWTLQWREFGALFVLTAALALFSLWWIRRRLV
- a CDS encoding GntR family transcriptional regulator; its protein translation is MIEFHLDSRSGVAPYLQLVRQVRHALRLGYLKEGDKLPTVKDVVARIAINPNTVSKAYRELEYEGLVTARPGLGTFVTGTLGSDSLSKHEPLRQDLARWLTSAREAGLDDESIEALIFSSLRAFSEARR